A single region of the Actinomycetota bacterium genome encodes:
- a CDS encoding polysaccharide deacetylase family protein, with translation MRKLVLVAILLAGQVVAGAGAGAAAGVTAGAAAVAQAGAATKPVIVRGNTWFVRDTLTGGVADHTFTYGQAGDFPLLGDWDGDGEATPGVVRGSSWLLRNSLSAGPADVSFSYGFPGDYPVVGDWDGNGTDTPGVVRGSTWFLKNTNASPGVADVSFAYGFASDLAVAGDWNGDGTSTPGVVRGATWFLRATNDPANTTTVPPFDFGLPSDQRVVGDWDGNGTTTVGVKRRSAWTLSNSNQAGPADLTFSYGLGCDLGFAGPGAITRGRGGKGLPAALRGTELNTVATTQNVVALTFDAGANANAVPSILSTLEANCVPATFFLTGRWVDNFPADTRRIAVRYPVGNHSDTHPHLPALSDAAVRDQINRAERKIQGATKFNARPMFRFPFGDRDARTLAIVNGLRYGSIRWTVDSLGWQGTSGGQSVQSVTNRVLASLRPGQIVLMHVGSHPTDGSTLDADALPGIIAELKRRGYGFVTIYDSI, from the coding sequence CGGTGATCGTCAGGGGCAACACCTGGTTCGTGCGCGACACCCTCACCGGCGGGGTGGCCGACCACACCTTCACCTACGGCCAGGCCGGCGACTTCCCCCTGCTCGGTGACTGGGACGGCGACGGGGAGGCCACCCCCGGCGTGGTCCGGGGCTCGTCCTGGCTGCTGCGCAACAGCCTCAGCGCCGGGCCGGCCGACGTCAGCTTCTCCTACGGGTTCCCGGGGGACTACCCGGTGGTCGGCGACTGGGACGGCAACGGCACCGACACCCCCGGGGTGGTCCGGGGCAGCACCTGGTTCCTGAAGAACACCAACGCCAGCCCGGGCGTGGCCGACGTCAGCTTCGCCTACGGGTTCGCCTCCGACCTGGCCGTGGCCGGGGACTGGAACGGCGACGGCACCTCGACCCCGGGCGTGGTCCGCGGCGCCACCTGGTTCCTGCGGGCCACCAACGACCCGGCCAACACCACCACCGTCCCCCCCTTCGACTTCGGCCTCCCCTCCGACCAGCGGGTCGTCGGCGACTGGGACGGCAACGGCACCACCACCGTCGGCGTCAAGCGGCGCAGCGCCTGGACCCTGAGCAACAGCAACCAGGCCGGCCCGGCCGACCTCACCTTCAGCTACGGCCTCGGCTGCGACCTCGGCTTCGCCGGGCCGGGGGCGATCACCCGGGGTCGCGGCGGCAAGGGCCTGCCCGCCGCCCTGCGGGGGACCGAGCTCAACACGGTGGCCACCACCCAGAACGTGGTCGCCCTGACCTTCGACGCCGGCGCCAACGCCAACGCCGTGCCCTCGATCCTCTCCACCCTCGAGGCCAACTGCGTCCCGGCGACCTTCTTCCTCACCGGCAGGTGGGTCGACAACTTCCCGGCCGACACCCGCCGGATCGCGGTCCGCTACCCGGTCGGCAACCACAGCGACACCCACCCGCACCTGCCCGCCCTGTCGGATGCGGCCGTGCGCGACCAGATCAACCGGGCCGAGCGCAAGATCCAGGGGGCGACCAAGTTCAACGCCCGGCCGATGTTCCGCTTCCCCTTCGGCGACCGCGACGCCCGGACCCTGGCGATCGTCAACGGGCTCCGCTACGGGTCGATCCGCTGGACCGTCGACTCGCTCGGCTGGCAGGGCACCTCCGGCGGCCAGAGCGTCCAGTCGGTGACGAACCGGGTGCTGGCCAGCCTCCGGCCGGGGCAGATCGTCCTCATGCACGTCGGCTCCCACCCCACCGACGGCTCGACCCTGGACGCCGACGCCCTGCCCGGGATCATCGCCGAGCTCAAGCGGCGCGGCTACGGGTTCGTGACCATCTACGACTCGATCTGA